A stretch of the Streptomyces sp. WMMB303 genome encodes the following:
- a CDS encoding lactate utilization protein B, producing MSVTYLGMPPFPEAAAAATGDERLRGNLRHATRTIRGKRAGAVAELADWSALRTAGAQIKDRTLRHLGHYLEQLEAAVTAAGGTVHWATDAQEANEIVTRLVRETGEREVVKVKSMATQEIGLNEALEQAGISAYETDLAELIVQLGDDRPSHLLVPAIHRNRSEIREIFQERMGRWGRPAPDGLSDRPGDLAEAARLHLREKFLRAKVGVSGANFLVAETGTLVVVESEGNGRMCLTLPETLISVAGIEKVVPTWRDLEVYLQLLPRSSTAERMNPYTSTWTGITPGDGPSACHLVLLDNGRTDTLADQVGRQALRCIRCSACLNVCPVYERAGGHAYGSPYPGPIGAILTPQLDSLETGLDASLPYASSLCGACYEVCPVAIDIPEVLVHLRERVVQGGTATVRGQRTTVRPARGHAAERAAMRAASWTFDHPRALRAGERMAARARRLVPRRLPGPGRAWSDTREVPAVPAESFRDWWRRTRGTAGGALGSAAAHTAERGSGAAGSAGRAGPREDPG from the coding sequence GTGAGCGTCACCTACCTGGGCATGCCGCCGTTCCCGGAGGCTGCCGCAGCGGCCACCGGGGACGAACGGCTGCGCGGCAACCTCCGGCACGCCACTCGCACGATCCGCGGCAAGCGCGCCGGCGCCGTGGCGGAACTGGCCGACTGGTCCGCACTGCGGACGGCCGGGGCGCAGATCAAGGACCGCACGCTCCGTCACCTGGGCCACTATCTGGAACAGTTGGAGGCCGCGGTCACCGCCGCGGGCGGCACGGTGCACTGGGCCACCGACGCACAGGAGGCCAACGAGATCGTCACGCGTCTCGTGCGGGAGACCGGAGAGCGCGAGGTCGTCAAGGTCAAGTCCATGGCCACGCAGGAGATCGGCCTCAACGAGGCACTGGAGCAGGCGGGCATCTCGGCCTACGAGACGGATCTGGCGGAGCTGATCGTCCAGTTGGGCGACGACCGCCCCTCGCACCTCCTCGTGCCCGCCATTCACCGGAACCGCTCCGAGATCCGCGAGATCTTCCAGGAGCGGATGGGGCGTTGGGGCCGGCCCGCGCCGGACGGGCTGAGCGACCGTCCCGGCGACCTGGCGGAGGCCGCCCGGCTGCACCTGCGGGAGAAGTTCCTGAGAGCCAAGGTGGGCGTCTCCGGGGCGAATTTCCTGGTCGCCGAGACCGGCACCCTGGTCGTCGTCGAGTCCGAGGGCAACGGCCGGATGTGCCTGACACTGCCCGAGACGCTGATCTCGGTGGCCGGCATCGAGAAGGTCGTCCCCACCTGGCGGGACCTGGAGGTCTACCTGCAACTTCTGCCGCGCTCCAGCACGGCGGAGCGGATGAACCCCTACACCTCCACCTGGACGGGCATCACGCCCGGCGACGGGCCCTCCGCCTGCCATCTGGTGCTGCTGGACAACGGGCGTACCGACACGCTGGCCGACCAGGTGGGCCGGCAGGCGCTGCGCTGCATCCGGTGCTCGGCCTGCCTCAACGTGTGCCCGGTCTACGAGCGCGCGGGCGGACACGCCTACGGCTCCCCCTACCCGGGGCCCATCGGCGCGATCCTGACGCCGCAGCTCGACAGCCTGGAGACCGGGCTGGACGCCTCCTTGCCGTACGCGTCGTCGCTGTGCGGCGCGTGCTACGAGGTGTGCCCGGTGGCCATCGACATCCCCGAGGTGCTGGTGCATCTGCGGGAGCGCGTCGTGCAGGGCGGTACGGCCACCGTGCGAGGGCAGCGCACGACGGTTCGGCCGGCCAGGGGGCACGCGGCGGAGCGTGCCGCCATGCGGGCGGCCTCCTGGACGTTCGACCATCCGCGTGCGCTGCGTGCCGGTGAGCGGATGGCCGCACGGGCGCGGCGCCTGGTGCCGCGCAGGCTGCCGGGACCCGGCCGCGCGTGGAGCGATACCCGGGAGGTGCCGGCGGTGCCCGCGGAGTCGTTCCGCGACTGGTGGCGGCGCACCCGCGGTACCGCGGGCGGCGCGCTCGGGAGCGCCGCCGCGCACACCGCGGAGAGGGGTAGTGGAGCAGCCGGCTCGGCGGGCCGCGCCGGACCCCGGGAGGACCCGGGGTGA
- a CDS encoding LUD domain-containing protein codes for MSSRETVLGRVRRALADVPRGELPQQAPVARDYLRVHGRRSPAEAARLLAAHLADYRAQMHHSTPGGLPETVAGLLVRRGSRRVVTPPGVPEEWLPDRIEQLRDGPALTPLVLDSVDSVVTGCAVAVAETGTLVLDGSRDQGRRRITLVPDHHVCVVRVPEQVVDSVPQALERLDPARPQTWISGPSATSDIELDRVEGVHGPRTLDVVLVSADGRQTADGEAARS; via the coding sequence GTGAGCAGCCGGGAGACGGTACTCGGACGGGTACGCCGGGCGCTGGCCGACGTACCGCGCGGAGAGTTGCCGCAGCAGGCGCCGGTCGCCCGCGACTATCTGCGCGTCCACGGCCGGCGTTCCCCGGCTGAGGCCGCGAGGCTGCTCGCCGCCCATCTGGCGGACTACCGGGCGCAGATGCACCACAGCACTCCCGGCGGGCTGCCGGAGACCGTCGCGGGCCTCCTGGTGCGCCGAGGATCGCGCCGTGTGGTGACTCCTCCGGGAGTCCCGGAGGAGTGGCTGCCGGACCGGATCGAGCAGCTGCGGGACGGGCCGGCGCTCACCCCGCTCGTGCTGGACTCGGTGGACAGCGTGGTGACCGGGTGCGCGGTCGCGGTGGCCGAGACCGGCACCCTGGTGCTGGACGGCTCCCGGGATCAGGGGCGGCGGCGCATCACGCTGGTCCCCGATCACCACGTCTGTGTGGTGCGGGTGCCGGAGCAGGTCGTGGACTCCGTACCGCAGGCTCTGGAGCGGCTGGATCCGGCACGGCCGCAGACGTGGATCTCCGGCCCGTCCGCCACCAGCGACATCGAACTCGACCGGGTGGAGGGCGTGCACGGCCCGCGCACGCTGGACGTGGTGCTGGTGTCCGCGGACGGGCGGCAGACGGCGGACGGCGAAGCCGCGCGGAGCTGA
- a CDS encoding MBL fold metallo-hydrolase, translated as MESRTVRPSLHVVPFPVGRAWLWQDGAEVTLIDTGPPGSADALADAIRGCGAGRGRLRRIVLTHFHPDHAGSAAELARRYGAEVVAHRADAPVIRGRAPAPPPDMAGAPEWERALFDQVHAPFGSTSDAPAIPPAPPCRVDREVAEGDLLDFGGGATVLSVPGHTEGSIAVLLPEHRTLFTGDTVARLGQGPAPGVFNLDRARTVAAFRRLCARAAEEGVETVCFGHGEPLATGGGETLAQAAARYS; from the coding sequence GTGGAATCCCGAACAGTGCGCCCCTCACTGCACGTTGTCCCGTTCCCCGTCGGCCGGGCCTGGCTGTGGCAGGACGGTGCCGAGGTCACGCTCATCGACACCGGTCCGCCCGGCAGCGCCGACGCGCTCGCGGACGCCATACGCGGCTGCGGGGCCGGCCGCGGGCGACTGCGCCGGATCGTCCTCACCCACTTCCACCCCGACCACGCCGGTTCGGCCGCCGAGCTGGCCAGGCGGTACGGAGCCGAGGTGGTGGCGCACCGCGCGGACGCTCCCGTGATCCGCGGCCGGGCGCCCGCTCCGCCACCGGACATGGCGGGGGCGCCGGAGTGGGAGCGTGCCCTCTTCGATCAGGTGCACGCTCCCTTCGGCAGCACCTCCGACGCACCCGCGATACCGCCCGCGCCACCCTGCCGGGTCGACCGGGAGGTTGCGGAGGGGGACCTGCTGGACTTCGGCGGCGGAGCCACCGTGCTGTCCGTGCCCGGACACACCGAGGGCAGCATCGCGGTACTGCTGCCCGAGCACCGCACCCTGTTCACCGGCGACACGGTGGCCCGGCTCGGACAGGGACCCGCACCGGGCGTGTTCAACCTGGACCGGGCACGCACAGTGGCGGCGTTCCGGCGGCTGTGCGCGCGGGCGGCGGAGGAGGGTGTCGAGACCGTCTGCTTCGGGCACGGTGAACCGCTGGCCACCGGTGGCGGTGAGACACTCGCGCAGGCCGCTGCACGTTACAGCTAG
- a CDS encoding ATP-binding cassette domain-containing protein — MNQPAPRQVASLEGVGVRRSASDQLILDGIDWSVRAGEHWALLGANGAGKTTLLKLLGAVLHPTTGSVEVLGSRLGSVDVRELRAHIGHVSTAQRVPQDATAHTVVLTGATGTVQPLWRKYDDATRQLASDLLSELECKELVDRPFGVCSGGQRARVLIARALMPAPSLLLLDEPFNALDLPSREDLIDALRRLAADRPFLATVTVTHHLEELPPTTSHALLLREGRTAACGPAPEVLTGEVLTQCFGRPVEVSRKDGRWLARSGRRS; from the coding sequence GTGAACCAGCCCGCACCCCGCCAGGTCGCCTCGCTCGAGGGAGTCGGTGTCCGCCGCTCGGCCTCGGACCAGCTCATCCTCGACGGCATCGACTGGTCGGTGCGGGCCGGGGAGCACTGGGCGCTGCTGGGAGCCAACGGCGCCGGGAAGACCACCTTGCTGAAGCTCCTCGGCGCCGTGCTGCACCCCACCACCGGCAGCGTGGAAGTGCTGGGCAGCAGGCTGGGCAGCGTGGACGTCCGGGAGCTGCGCGCACACATCGGCCATGTGTCCACCGCACAGCGCGTGCCGCAGGACGCCACGGCGCACACGGTCGTGCTGACGGGGGCGACGGGCACGGTGCAGCCGCTGTGGCGCAAGTACGACGACGCGACCCGGCAACTGGCGAGCGACCTGCTCTCCGAGCTGGAGTGCAAGGAACTGGTCGACCGGCCCTTCGGGGTGTGCTCCGGGGGCCAGCGCGCCCGAGTGCTCATCGCCCGCGCCCTGATGCCCGCACCGTCGCTGCTGCTGCTGGACGAGCCCTTCAACGCGCTCGACCTGCCCTCGCGCGAGGACCTGATCGACGCGCTGCGCCGACTGGCCGCCGACCGCCCGTTCCTGGCGACCGTGACGGTCACCCACCATCTGGAAGAGCTTCCCCCGACCACCAGCCACGCACTGCTGCTCCGGGAGGGCAGAACCGCCGCTTGCGGCCCCGCGCCCGAGGTACTGACCGGGGAGGTGCTGACGCAGTGCTTCGGCCGCCCCGTCGAGGTCTCCCGCAAGGACGGCCGGTGGCTGGCCCGCTCGGGCCGTCGGTCCTGA
- a CDS encoding questin oxidase family protein, with amino-acid sequence MDSTRENTSRGDPTGTLDEAFERLHTSGPEREGWLSNHAPMAVEALVRHGQAPAVHKWIDAYRNKLEDLPGRSSRVTADNWAEALGDPRRLGDWIGYFARQVEEHPWRDVLALWWPRLLPGISAGATHPVIRTGHAVRVLLADVPPSAPRLAELAHALGYWAARHSTLPEIGLLPRESTAAAGLGAVPLIADQSGGIRERLARITALPRRPQAGRPGSDAVAADRATGPDSARAELREIVRAATHRYATHAHGSPVMLVHAATAPNAVLRVLPALPPRLWELSADAAWAASAAVTAVYAPAQAAPVPDSTPPAPEEVFARAAAHGDEHAIKLADTALEVAAAPEGGDPQSMAAALRATELIPRGN; translated from the coding sequence ATGGACTCCACGAGAGAGAACACGAGCCGCGGCGACCCGACCGGCACCCTGGACGAGGCCTTCGAGCGCCTGCACACCAGTGGGCCCGAGCGGGAGGGCTGGCTGAGCAACCACGCCCCCATGGCGGTGGAAGCGCTGGTGCGGCACGGACAGGCCCCGGCGGTGCACAAGTGGATCGACGCCTACCGGAACAAGCTGGAGGACCTGCCCGGACGGAGCAGCCGGGTCACCGCCGACAACTGGGCCGAGGCGCTGGGGGACCCGCGACGGCTCGGGGACTGGATCGGCTATTTCGCCCGCCAGGTCGAGGAACACCCCTGGCGCGACGTACTCGCCCTGTGGTGGCCGCGGCTGCTGCCGGGCATCTCCGCGGGCGCCACCCATCCGGTGATCCGTACCGGACACGCCGTACGGGTGCTGCTCGCGGACGTCCCCCCGAGTGCACCGCGCCTGGCGGAGCTGGCGCACGCGCTCGGGTACTGGGCGGCCCGGCACAGCACTCTGCCGGAGATCGGCCTGCTGCCGCGGGAATCCACCGCGGCGGCGGGCCTCGGCGCCGTCCCGCTGATCGCCGACCAGAGCGGCGGTATCCGCGAACGGCTGGCGCGCATCACCGCGCTGCCCCGTCGGCCACAGGCAGGACGCCCGGGATCGGACGCGGTCGCCGCGGACCGCGCCACCGGCCCCGACAGCGCCCGCGCGGAACTGCGGGAGATCGTCCGCGCCGCCACCCACCGGTACGCCACCCACGCGCACGGCTCGCCGGTCATGCTGGTGCACGCGGCCACCGCACCCAACGCGGTGCTGCGCGTGCTGCCCGCGCTCCCGCCCCGCCTGTGGGAGCTCAGCGCCGACGCCGCCTGGGCCGCGAGCGCGGCCGTCACAGCCGTGTACGCACCCGCGCAGGCGGCGCCGGTCCCGGACAGCACCCCGCCGGCGCCGGAGGAGGTCTTCGCCCGCGCGGCTGCCCACGGCGACGAACACGCGATCAAATTGGCGGACACCGCGCTGGAGGTGGCGGCCGCCCCGGAAGGCGGCGATCCGCAGTCCATGGCAGCGGCGCTGCGCGCGACCGAGCTGATCCCGCGGGGAAACTGA
- a CDS encoding O-acetyl-ADP-ribose deacetylase, translated as MPTHLTLVQGDITEQDVDAVVNAAKSSLMGGGGVDGAIHRKGGPEIIAECRRLRAERYADGLPTGAAVATTAGRLTARWVIHTVGPVWSGQEDRSELLASCHRESLRAARELGARTVAFPAISTGVYRWPLDDAARIALRTLRAEGQGFAEVRLVLFGRSSYDTFRAAL; from the coding sequence ATGCCCACTCACCTCACCCTCGTGCAGGGGGACATCACCGAGCAGGATGTCGACGCCGTGGTCAACGCGGCCAAATCCTCGCTGATGGGCGGTGGAGGCGTGGACGGGGCCATCCACCGCAAGGGCGGCCCGGAGATCATCGCCGAGTGCCGCAGACTGCGCGCCGAGCGGTACGCCGACGGCCTCCCCACCGGCGCTGCGGTCGCCACCACGGCCGGACGGCTGACGGCCCGCTGGGTCATCCATACGGTGGGCCCGGTCTGGAGCGGGCAGGAGGACCGCTCGGAGCTGCTGGCCTCCTGCCACCGCGAATCGCTGCGCGCCGCCCGTGAACTCGGTGCCCGGACGGTCGCGTTCCCCGCCATCTCCACGGGTGTCTACCGCTGGCCGCTGGACGACGCGGCGCGCATCGCGCTGCGCACCCTGCGGGCCGAGGGCCAGGGCTTCGCCGAGGTGCGCCTCGTGCTGTTCGGCCGGAGTTCCTATGACACCTTCCGCGCGGCCCTCTGA
- a CDS encoding DUF1343 domain-containing protein: MTAAPSRRSLLAGGTAATLGTPLLAPSASATEPSRPGGGHRKPRVVPGADAAAAEGWRTLRGRKLGVLSNPTGVLRDARHVVDSMAAHRELRIAGVFGPEHGFRGSAQAGESEPEFEDPRTGLTVYDAYGADGAKLAALFRKADVDTVVFDIQDVGVRFYTYIWTMYHAMVAAREIGASFVVLDRPNPIGRRADGPLLTPAFASGVGLKPIIQQHGMTVGELARYFNGELLPGEGGGGRVELEVVRVRGWSPRTPAQETGLAWVPPSPNVPTPDTATAYAGTGYFEGTNLSEGRGTTLPFQFIGAPFLDHHYSDRLNALGLPGVRFREGYFVPTFSKYQGRTCAGVQLLVTDPARYRAVPTAVAMLREAMRYDGFAWREDADPKRPFWIDKLSGSSRLREMLDAGNSLEKITGAWRAEVRDFERARHPYLLYR; this comes from the coding sequence ATGACCGCTGCACCCTCGCGCCGTTCGCTGCTGGCCGGTGGCACCGCCGCCACCCTCGGCACGCCGCTGCTCGCCCCGTCCGCCTCCGCCACGGAACCCTCCCGTCCCGGCGGCGGCCACCGCAAGCCGCGTGTGGTCCCCGGCGCCGACGCGGCGGCCGCCGAGGGCTGGCGCACGCTGCGGGGGCGGAAACTCGGCGTCCTCAGCAATCCGACCGGGGTGCTGCGGGACGCCCGGCACGTGGTCGACTCGATGGCGGCCCACAGGGAGCTGCGGATCGCGGGCGTCTTCGGCCCGGAACACGGCTTCCGCGGCAGCGCGCAGGCGGGCGAGTCGGAGCCCGAGTTCGAGGACCCGCGCACGGGACTGACGGTCTACGACGCCTACGGCGCCGACGGGGCGAAACTGGCCGCCCTGTTCCGCAAGGCTGACGTGGACACGGTCGTCTTCGACATCCAGGACGTCGGTGTGCGCTTCTACACCTACATCTGGACGATGTACCACGCGATGGTCGCGGCGCGGGAGATCGGGGCGTCGTTCGTGGTCCTGGACCGGCCCAACCCGATCGGCCGCAGGGCGGACGGCCCGCTGCTGACGCCCGCGTTCGCCTCCGGCGTCGGACTCAAGCCGATCATCCAGCAGCACGGTATGACGGTCGGCGAGCTGGCCCGCTACTTCAACGGCGAACTGCTGCCGGGAGAGGGCGGCGGGGGCCGGGTGGAGCTGGAGGTCGTCCGGGTCCGGGGCTGGTCGCCGCGCACCCCGGCGCAGGAGACGGGACTGGCCTGGGTGCCGCCCTCCCCCAACGTCCCGACCCCCGACACGGCGACCGCCTACGCGGGAACCGGGTACTTCGAGGGCACCAACCTGTCGGAGGGACGCGGGACCACGCTGCCCTTCCAGTTCATCGGCGCTCCGTTCCTGGACCATCACTACAGCGACCGGCTCAACGCGCTCGGGCTGCCTGGGGTGCGCTTCCGGGAGGGCTATTTCGTTCCCACGTTCAGCAAGTACCAGGGCAGGACCTGCGCGGGAGTGCAGCTCCTGGTGACCGACCCCGCCCGCTACCGGGCCGTACCGACGGCGGTGGCCATGCTGCGGGAGGCGATGCGCTACGACGGATTCGCCTGGCGCGAGGACGCCGACCCGAAGCGGCCCTTCTGGATCGACAAGCTGTCGGGCTCCTCCCGGCTGCGGGAGATGCTGGACGCGGGCAACAGCCTGGAGAAGATCACCGGGGCCTGGCGGGCAGAGGTGCGCGACTTCGAGCGGGCCAGGCACCCCTACCTGCTCTACCGGTGA
- a CDS encoding ABC transporter ATP-binding protein, whose product MHREASGWTPSPQETPTPREQPAQVRRILRLFRPYRARLTLVGLLVAASSLVSVASPFLLREILDVAIPRQRTGLLSLLALGLIVTAVVTSVFGVLQTLISTTVGQRVMHDLRTGVYAKLQRMPLAFFTRTRTGEVQSRIANDIGGMQATVTSTATSLVSNLTSVVATIVAMLALDWRLTLASLVLLPFFVWVSRRVGRERKRITTQRQKQMAAMSALVTESLSVSGILLGRTMGRADSLTRNFADESETLADLEIRSHMAGRWRMSTIGIVMSAIPALLYWTAGMLTHFGGPAFSIGTLVAFVTLQQGLLRPTVSLLTTGVEMQTSLALFQRIFEYLDLPVSITEPRRPVPLPQVRGEIRFENVDFTYDTRPPGSPARDSGHTLRGIDLTVPAGSSLAVVGATGSGKSTLSYLVPRLYDVTAGRVTLDGVDVRDLDFATLSGAVGVVSQETYLFHATVADNLRFARPDATDEELREAATAAQIHEQIAALPDGYDTLVGERGYRFSGGEKQRLALARTILRDPPVLILDEATSALDTRTERAVQEAVDALSEGRTTLTIAHRLSTVRDADQIVVLDGGRIAERGTHTELIAAEGRYAALVRRDSRTADAAVSG is encoded by the coding sequence TTGCACCGTGAAGCATCCGGCTGGACGCCGTCACCGCAGGAAACCCCGACGCCGCGGGAGCAGCCCGCCCAGGTGCGCCGCATCCTGCGGCTCTTCCGTCCCTACCGTGCCCGTCTGACTCTGGTCGGCCTCCTGGTGGCCGCCTCCTCCCTGGTCTCCGTCGCCTCACCGTTCCTGCTGCGCGAGATCCTGGACGTCGCCATCCCCCGGCAGCGCACCGGACTGCTCTCACTGCTCGCCCTCGGCCTGATCGTCACGGCGGTCGTCACCAGTGTCTTCGGCGTGCTCCAGACGCTCATCAGCACCACGGTCGGCCAGCGCGTCATGCACGACCTGCGCACCGGGGTGTACGCCAAGCTCCAGCGGATGCCGCTCGCCTTCTTCACCCGGACCCGGACGGGCGAGGTCCAGTCCCGCATCGCCAACGACATCGGCGGGATGCAGGCGACGGTCACCTCGACGGCGACCTCGCTGGTCTCCAATCTCACCAGCGTGGTGGCCACCATCGTCGCCATGCTCGCGCTGGACTGGCGGCTGACGCTCGCCTCCCTGGTACTGCTGCCCTTCTTCGTCTGGGTGAGCCGCCGGGTGGGCCGGGAGCGCAAGCGCATCACCACCCAGCGGCAGAAGCAGATGGCCGCCATGTCCGCCCTCGTCACCGAGTCCCTGTCGGTCAGCGGCATCCTGCTCGGCCGCACCATGGGCCGGGCCGACTCGCTCACCAGGAACTTCGCCGATGAATCCGAGACCCTGGCCGACCTGGAGATCCGTTCCCACATGGCCGGGCGCTGGCGGATGTCCACCATCGGGATCGTCATGTCCGCGATCCCCGCTCTGCTCTACTGGACGGCGGGCATGCTCACCCACTTCGGGGGGCCCGCCTTCTCCATCGGCACCCTCGTCGCCTTCGTCACCCTCCAGCAGGGGCTGTTGCGCCCCACCGTCTCGCTGCTCACCACGGGTGTGGAGATGCAGACGTCGCTCGCCCTCTTCCAGCGCATCTTCGAATACCTCGACCTGCCCGTCTCCATCACCGAACCGCGCCGCCCCGTCCCGCTTCCGCAGGTGCGCGGCGAAATCCGGTTCGAGAACGTGGACTTCACCTACGACACCCGTCCGCCGGGCAGCCCCGCACGCGACAGCGGCCACACGCTGCGCGGTATCGACCTGACCGTCCCCGCCGGCAGCAGCCTCGCGGTCGTGGGGGCCACCGGTTCGGGCAAGTCCACCCTCAGCTACCTGGTGCCCCGGCTCTACGACGTGACCGCAGGCCGGGTGACCCTCGACGGTGTCGATGTACGGGACCTCGACTTCGCGACCCTCTCCGGAGCCGTCGGCGTGGTCTCCCAGGAGACCTACCTCTTCCACGCGACGGTCGCCGACAACCTCCGCTTCGCCCGGCCGGACGCCACCGACGAGGAACTGCGCGAGGCGGCGACCGCCGCGCAGATCCACGAGCAGATCGCCGCGCTTCCCGACGGCTACGACACCCTCGTCGGCGAGCGCGGCTACCGCTTCTCCGGCGGCGAGAAGCAGCGGCTCGCCCTCGCGCGCACCATCCTGCGCGACCCGCCGGTACTCATCCTGGACGAGGCCACCAGCGCACTCGACACCCGCACCGAGCGCGCGGTCCAGGAAGCCGTCGACGCACTCTCGGAAGGGCGCACCACGCTCACCATCGCGCACCGGCTCTCCACCGTCCGCGACGCCGACCAGATCGTCGTCCTGGACGGCGGGCGGATCGCCGAGCGCGGCACCCATACCGAACTCATCGCGGCGGAGGGGCGGTACGCCGCGCTGGTCCGGCGCGACAGCCGGACCGCGGACGCGGCAGTGAGCGGTTGA
- a CDS encoding MarR family transcriptional regulator, translated as MAHHPSGERASDLADQLLHLTKRINHAHRENFAPLGVTPAQGRMLRTVAHCPQPPRMADLAARLGVVPRQVTSLVDALEERGLVRRSPDTTNRRVIRIELTDGGSTALTALRQARRSAAEELLAPLTAAQREELSRLLTLLDADQSRH; from the coding sequence ATGGCCCACCACCCCTCCGGCGAACGCGCCTCCGACCTGGCTGACCAGCTCCTGCACCTGACGAAGCGGATCAACCACGCACACCGGGAGAACTTCGCGCCACTGGGGGTCACCCCCGCGCAGGGCCGCATGCTGCGCACGGTCGCGCACTGTCCGCAGCCGCCTCGGATGGCGGACCTCGCCGCCCGGCTGGGAGTGGTGCCCCGACAGGTCACCAGCCTGGTCGACGCGCTGGAGGAACGCGGCCTGGTGCGCCGCTCCCCCGACACCACCAATCGCCGGGTGATCCGCATCGAACTGACCGACGGCGGCTCGACGGCCCTCACCGCACTGCGGCAGGCGCGCAGGAGCGCCGCGGAAGAGCTGCTCGCACCGCTGACCGCCGCACAGCGGGAGGAACTCAGCCGGCTGCTGACTCTGCTCGACGCGGACCAGAGCCGCCACTGA